In Juglans microcarpa x Juglans regia isolate MS1-56 chromosome 8D, Jm3101_v1.0, whole genome shotgun sequence, the following are encoded in one genomic region:
- the LOC121243291 gene encoding uncharacterized protein LOC121243291 codes for MNPKVLSLCILLVFLSILLASSADHLASTSTSSSIIFTTLGRSDYAFDIFSLPALDPPSISDELRITDGESVNFNGHFPSSSSSILSLLAREGGIETRVRQDPTSLQLIYVTERNGTSSIYYDKVYHGAHVSSRSRSALEVHDRVQVPLLVSADGKNRISMKDRPSLTGDDLLVYVSTHEDPGKPRSSWAAVYSTELTTGLTRRLTPNGLADFSPAVSPSGFWTAVASYGEKGWAGDVEELRTDIYVFLTRDGTRRVKVVEHGGWPCWVDDSTLYFHRRGDDEWWSIYRATLPSEGSISIESVVVERVTPPGLHAFTPATSPGNKNFIAVATRRPSSSFRHIELLDLIKNEFKELTRHVSPQTHHLNPFISPDSTRIGYHKCRGIGNGRTSTQLLLENVRSPVPELSLFRIDGSFPSFSPSGDRIAYVDFPGVYVVNRDGSNRRQVYPEMAFTTVWNPVGKGVVYTSTGPTFASESTEVDIISINVDEGPQPSFKKLTNDGKNNAFPSPSPDGKWIVFRSGRTGHKNLYIMDAVDGDRVAIHRLTEGPWSDTMCSWSPDGDWIAFASDRENPGSGSFELYLIHPNGTGLKKLFQSGSGGRSNHPTFSPDGKSIAFTSDYASVSAEPISNPHHYQPYGEIFRMKLDGSDLKRLTHNSFEDGTPSWGPKYMEPADVEWLKGGTGCSFEDCHWLNEMPNQGAKTTAAAAHLVSTNPQCGAPP; via the coding sequence ATGAACCCCAAAGTTCTTTCCCTCTGCATCTTGCTCGTATTCCTGTCGATCCTTTTAGCTTCATCGGCGGACCATCTCGCCTCGACTTCGACCAGTTCCAGCATCATCTTCACTACGCTCGGTAGATCTGACTATGCCTTCGACATCTTCTCCCTTCCGGCGCTGGACCCCCCTTCAATCTCTGACGAACTCAGAATTACCGACGGCGAATCTGTTAATTTCAACGGCCACTTCCCTTCTTCCTCATCCTCCATCCTCTCTTTATTGGCCAGAGAAGGTGGTATTGAAACCAGGGTGCGGCAGGACCCAACTTCCCTCCAGCTTATCTACGTGACGGAACGGAACGGGACCTCGAGTATCTACTACGACAAGGTTTATCATGGTGCTCATGTAAGCAGCAGGTCAAGGTCCGCCCTTGAAGTCCACGATCGGGTTCAGGTTCCGCTGTTGGTTTCTGCAGATGGGAAGAATCGGATTTCGATGAAGGATAGACCGAGTTTGACTGGGGATGACTTGTTGGTGTACGTGTCGACTCACGAGGACCCTGGCAAGCCAAGGTCGAGTTGGGCTGCGGTGTACTCAACGGAGTTGACAACGGGTTTGACTCGGAGGCTGACTCCTAATGGTTTGGCTGATTTTAGCCCGGCTGTGTCGCCGTCTGGGTTTTGGACTGCGGTTGCATCGTACGGTGAAAAGGGTTGGGCCGGTGATGTCGAGGAGCTTAGAACGGACATCTATGTTTTCTTGACCCGTGACGGGACTCGGCGAGTTAAGGTCGTTGAACACGGCGGATGGCCGTGCTGGGTGGACGATTCGACTCTATACTTTCACAGGAGAGGCGATGATGAGTGGTGGAGTATTTACAGAGCGACTTTACCAAGTGAGGGATCGATTTCTATTGAGTCAGTGGTTGTTGAGCGAGTCACTCCACCTGGACTCCACGCGTTCACACCAGCTACCTCACCAGGAAACAAGAACTTCATTGCTGTGGCTACGAGGAGACCCAGCTCGAGTTTTCGTCACATAGAGCTGCTCGACCTGATTAAGAACGAGTTCAAGGAGCTAACTCGTCATGTCTCGCCCCAGACTCACCACCTCAACCCCTTCATCTCGCCGGACTCGACTCGGATCGGGTACCACAAGTGCAGAGGCATAGGAAACGGAAGAACAAGCACCCAACTGTTGCTCGAGAACGTCCGGAGTCCCGTACCCGAGCTCTCCCTCTTCAGAATCGACGGCTCGTTCCCTTCTTTCTCACCCAGCGGTGATCGCATAGCTTACGTCGATTTCCCAGGCGTCTATGTCGTGAACCGGGACGGTTCCAACCGGCGTCAGGTTTATCCCGAAATGGCATTCACCACGGTCTGGAACCCGGTCGGGAAAGGGGTTGTGTACACTAGCACGGGGCCCACTTTTGCTTCGGAGAGCACCGAGGTCGATATCATCTCCATCAACGTCGATGAGGGCCCCCAACCAAGTTTCAAAAAGTTAACCAACGACGGCAAAAACAACGCCTTTCCGTCACCTTCCCCCGACGGCAAATGGATTGTGTTCCGTTCGGGTCGTACGGGTCACAAGAACCTGTACATAATGGACGCCGTGGATGGAGATCGAGTCGCGATCCACAGGCTGACGGAGGGTCCCTGGAGCGATACGATGTGTAGTTGGTCACCGGACGGCGACTGGATAGCGTTCGCATCGGACCGGGAGAACCCGGGTAGTGGGAGCTTCGAATTGTACCTGATCCATCCCAATGGAACCGGACTGAAAAAGCTGTTTCAGAGCGGGTCTGGCGGTAGGTCGAATCACCCGACCTTTAGCCCAGACGGGAAAAGCATAGCGTTTACTTCAGATTACGCCTCCGTTTCAGCCGAGCCAATCTCGAATCCACATCACTATCAACCGTACGGTGAGATCTTCAGGATGAAATTGGACGGCTCAGATCTGAAGAGATTGACACATAATTCGTTCGAGGATGGGACCCCTTCGTGGGGTCCAAAGTATATGGAGCCTGCTGACGTGGAATGGCTAAAAGGTGGGACAGGGTGCTCCTTTGAGGACTGTCACTGGCTCAATGAGATGCCAAACCAAGGAGCCAAGACTACTGCTGCAGCTGCACACTTGGTCTCAACCAATCCTCAATGTGGTGCCCCCCCATAA
- the LOC121243531 gene encoding chloroplast processing peptidase-like, with translation MSFLRPSALYQFLIASPSLRWMPCQSWGFLRWPGLDGFLRLLVVVLLWSTFSEIRHIPSSSMYPTLRVGDRIIVEKATYYIRSPAMHDIVTFKDPTQHSGEEQGVFIKRIVAKAGDLVQVNHGWLYVNGIAQKEDFISGCPTYKSNLTCVPQGHVYVLGDNRNNSYDSHVWGPLPMKNILGRYVMCCYRPSNN, from the exons ATGAGTTTCTTGAGGCCCTCTGCATTGTACCAGTTCCTTATCGCCTCCCCTTCGCTCCGTTGGATGCCGTGCCAGAGTTGGGGGTTTCTCCGGTGGCCGGGGCTTGATGGGTTCCTGAGGCTTTTGGTGGTGGTGCTTTTATGGTCCACGTTTTCGGAGATTCGGCACATACCCTCCTCTTCTATGTACCCAACTCTCCGTGTTGGTGACAGGATCATTGTTGAAAAG GCCACATATTACATTCGAAGTCCTGCTATGCACGACATTGTAACATTCAAAGATCCAACACAG CATTCTGGAGAAGAGCAAGGTGTTTTCATAAAGAGAATTGTTGCAAAAGCAGGAGACTTGGTTCAG GTCAATCATGGGTGGCTCTATGTCAATGGAATTGCTCAAAAGGAAGATTTTATTTCAGGGTGCCCAACATACAAATCAAACTTAACA TGTGTGCCTCAAGGTCATGTCTACGTGCTGGGTGACAACCGGAACAACAGTTATGACTCTCATGTTTG GGGCCCCCTTCCCATGAAAAACATTCTTGGAAGATATGTTATGTGTTGTTACAGACCTTCAAACAATTGA
- the LOC121243165 gene encoding uncharacterized protein LOC121243165, whose product MLAFGVTVDFMDEYLKIGETTTLRSLKMFVKAVVSIFSKEYLRKPNNDEIARLLAVGEKCGFPGLLGSIDCMHWKWKNCPTAWHGMYSNHIPEPTIILEAVASYGLWIWHYFFGLPGSHNDINVLDRSFIFSDLAQGLTPTVNYTINGHNYAMEYYLADVIYPQWATFVKTISSPQENKKKYFVAAQESVRKDVKRAFGVLQARFAIIREPARFFHIKTLNDIMMTYVILYNMIIEDERDDNEEEEFEYDQLAESTHDPVSTGPTPEFSEFIQRHHALRDRKIHCQLQADLVEL is encoded by the coding sequence ATGCTTGCATTTGGTGTCACGgttgattttatggatgaatatttGAAGATTGGAGAGACTACGACATTAAGAAGCCTAAAAATGTTTGTCAAAGcagttgtttcaattttttctaaagaGTACTTAAGGAAACCCAACAATGATGAGATTGCTAGACTGCTCGCAGTTGGTGAAAAATGTGGATTTCCAGGTTTGTTAGGGAGCATCGATTGTATGCACTGGAAGTGGAAGAATTGCCCAACTGCTTGGCATGGTATGTACTCTAATCATATCCCCGAACcaacaattattttagaagcagtgGCTTCTTACGGTTTATGGATTTGgcattatttttttggattaccGGGATCTCATAATGATATAAATGTGCTTGAtagatcatttatattttctgacCTTGCCCAAGGGCTTACTCCAACTGTTAATTACACTATTAATGGTCATAACTATGCAATGGAATACTATCTTGCTGATGTCATTTATCCGCAATGGGCAACATTTGTTAAGACCATCTCATCTCctcaagaaaacaagaaaaaatattttgttgcaGCCCAAGAGTCCGTAAGGAAGGATGTGAAGCGTGCTTTTGGTGTGCTTCAAGCACGATTTGCTATAATTCGTGAACCTGCACGGTTTTTTCACATTAAAACACTCAATGATATTATGATGACAtacgtaattttatataatatgatcattgaagatGAACGGGATGACAACGAAGAAGAAGAGTTCGAATATGATCAGTTAGCAGAAAGCACACATGATCCTGTGTCAACTGGCCCTACACCTGAATTTAGCGAGTTCATTCAACGCCATCATGCTCTTAGGGATAGGAAAATTCATTGTCAACTCCAAGCAGATCTCGTCGAGCTCTAA